TGTCCACGCGCCTAGCAAGCTGCATAGCAGAAGACactagtagcagacgacactactAGCAAAAGACAcaactagcagacgacacttctcGGACacacgaagcagacgacattgctCACGAGTCACCTTTACGGTGACAGGTTCTTTCCGCTGCAGAAGTTTCTATAAACGCGACTTATAATTGTGTTTGACGTCAATTGAAATCACTTTTTCGAAATTGAAATTTCTTTATCATAACGTGTTCCGTTTTCTCCTTGCCGTTCTGTACAGCAGCGTACACACACGTCCTTTACCAACCTGACTGTAATCCCACACTTCGTATTCTACAGAAACGTCTGTCGCTGTTCCCGCACAAGAATTACCTGGTGGGCTTGCTTCGTGAATTTTTGATTCGCCCGTACGCGCCGGAGAGGACCTCCACCAAAGAAAAGAGGGTGAATCCCAGCCACATCCCAATGTGACCTTCCAGGTATGAAAAAAGGGTGTCTCCCTGCATGAAAAGTGAAGTGCTGGGTCCGCGCAAGCAGTCTTTCAGTGCAGGTGACGCAGGTTACACACTGCCGACAACGTATCAGTAACTCTTACTTTAAAataagcacaattatatatgagCTTCACTTACAGATAGCATAGGATGTGAACGGACGATATGTCGCTTGTAGACTCCATGACGGAGAGAGAATTCAATAATGCCCCTGAAATGACATTTCTTATAGGGTATACTGTGAGGCTGGTGGCAGAGGTCGACTTACGACGTTCTCCGTTCGAAATTGTTGACGAAAGCACGTGCTTTGTATATTGTGGACCTGGAAGGGCAACGTTGTATGAGAGAGCTCGAACTGCTCAATAACTGGACATGCGACTCACACATGTGACTCGAGTGGATCACTTACTCGCATGATCGGCCACATGTTGTTCGACATGTGCGCATCCTCTCTGACTTGACGATGTCTTCCCGGCATTTGACTGAGATGGAAAACAAAAGCTATTATGGTTCgtacataacaacaacaactttattgcgagattatgaatggggagtttcatcgccaggggcggtaATCTACGATGATACTCTATAATTAGGgggtgactttttcgggttaaacccgattccgcccgttTATTCCCctccgaactgacctccgaccaattcgaaAAATTACTAACACTGATACTGCATACAGTCAAactgaaacaaataaataaagcacATACTTCTATTGCGTAATAGATATCGATACCGCTACTACGTAGAGTCGAGTTACGAAAGTAACTCGTAGTAGTATTAAAGTAAGAAAGAGTTACGAAAGTTCGGCGCAATGACATCCTTTTTCTGGGCTGACCGCCGCCGtttcaaaaagaagaagaagagaaaaaaaaagaatccagCCAATGTGTCCGCGAGAAGCGTGCTTTCCCTCTTTCCCTTGAAtgtgagggggaggggggacgcAGAGAGGGGAGCGTGGAACGAAATGCACCACTTACAACGTTCCACCGTCGTGCACACATGAACGTCCGACGTATGTCGCATCATGTAAGTGGAACTGATGCAATGGCAGAGGTCGCGCCATATGCTTTGAATACATGACTCTTCACACTCCTGTTCAGATAAAGAGAAAAATATTAGTCATACCCCGCGACCGCTACCCCACACAACTATACTACGAAAGAAACGAATTGTTTAACAATTACACGTCGTTAAAAAATCTACTTACCATTTCTTGCGTCTTGGCGCTTTTTACCACGGTGGAGTTCACTTGTATCGTGTAGTCGGTGCACGCAGTCTCGTACGGAGAAGGTAGAGTTACTGTGTCGGACTGAAAAACGTGTAAAAATCGAGTTAAATGCGTACTTGCCCGTATGCCACCAAAGTTGTACATTTAGCCGTGCCTTACTAGGTTAATGGCGTTGATATCCAATGCACGTGATCATACATCACCATTCATCAAGATTCGCATCAATTCAAATATGATTTCTGCTTTTGGAAAGGAGAGCACGGTATAACGCTCTGACGATCGGTGCCAACGTGATGACTGATGGCTGTTCTTTCTAATTCTTACGTGGTACTAATAACtgcactttctttttctttttttttctttgcacttTGCGTGTGTGCGCGAATTTGTCACTGTTGCTCTCTGTAAGTCCTTGGGGAAGAATTTTTCGAAGGGTACCgacaggaaaaaaaacaaaaaaaaagaaacccgcAGTAAACGCTTATTACTTCTTCAAATGAGGAGGAAATTTGAAATGGTTGTAGCTTTGCTCAACGAACGCGTATGTGAGGTTGGGAAAATATGCCACGGCCAAACGCGGGGCACTCCACCGTGACCAGCGCGCGCGATCGGGCAGACCGATGTTTGGTGTTCGAGCTTCCGTCGTCGTCGTTACTTAAACTTATCGCCCATTATATGCTACAAGGTACAAGGTGCTGCCCCAGATCAGTTCATCAGTGGCAGTGGGAGAATATGCAGAGGAGGTGGTGTAGCCACTTTCTTTGTACGCTAAGccagttgatgatgatgatgattgaaagaagaagaaaaaaatggggacgcTAAGCCAGTTACTAAATTAAGCGCATAAAAGATatcacctttcttttttttttcgaaggaGACTGCTATTGTCTACTGGCCGTCCTCTCCACATAAATAtgtacacagtaaattcaaaaacaccctttctgggtaaaaaaaggtgtttttaagcaaatacaccttttttattCCAGAAAGATAACCAAAGGCCGCAAAAATGGTgttaaaaaaggtgtatgagaaaatacactctttattacaccaGGTGATgtatcaaaaagggtgtttttatgcgtttacacctgtctttacacccttcaagtaacacttgtgtcgaaaaaggtgtttacgttatatacaccctttctacactggtgttgaaaacggtgttttcattcgtgagagaaaaattacattggcttgacagctccgctcattaggtaatcacattatagacgatagcttgagttgaaaacacaatatttgacagggagggatgtcaggaagctcgctgatatcgtgactcgttacaggcgtacgtgttaattgcaaagacacatgttcgtcaccgttacagacgagtttTACCGCACTAAGCTTAGCGAATAGACTCCAACGAActgcatttcagtatatgatcaatctggtacgccaattTAGGCTACCGAGAGTGCTCGGGCTCATTACAGGCATCGTCTGAAgatggcagcatcgtaacgccgctcatttcacgagcacggacggcgttacgatgttgCGATCTTCACCTCTTGCCTTACATATGTCCAactgttttgttttcattttatttgaattgttctttttttttttttttgttcactcacagtgttgcttggacgatgagggttgccagtgacgcactgcgctccagtttaggttctgctgtggaaccacggctggaactgtgccgtcgctagggtggttgttgccatacaagcaaaaacgtcggactgcatggctcggcatgctgccgcgggagcttacaccctttcgaaagggtgtaagagtgttaaacatcctcctaaaagggtgtttaaacagGTGTTTTTTGCACAATACACCTTTTTGAAAGGGTGTTACAGTTGATGCGGTGTAAAAAAGGGTGCCAGCCATAGGACAAAAAGGTGTAAGCGGTTTATacccaaaagggtgtttttgaatttactgtgtacgCTAgctgaaacaaagaaaataatcGAAAGTGCACTGAATAGAACCCGTTACGTCGCATTAAGTTATTACCGTGCCTCCTCCGTTTCCCACTCTCCGCTATTGATTTAGAGCTAGTCCTTTTTACTTTTGTTCTTTTACTTCTTTAAATTTCGGGCTTTATGACTTGACAATGCCTCAACGAAAAACTAAATTTAGCAGCAGACgtcctaataaaaaaaaagtacacgcGAGGCGACCGCTTGGGATTGAAGGGAAAAGGAacctatacagtgaaccctcgttattttgaccatggtcgttcccgaaaattttggtcataacgcggaattgtcatattaacgggggggggggatttgcagaggtttcattgcattgttccccaggagtatatggtcgtaaagcgcgtatgtcagattatcgggggtcatattaacgagggttcacgtACTTCAATTGCGCTACGCAGCTAACGTTATTGTTGTTGGAACCATAAGCGTCCATTtgaacccaacctaacctaacctaacctgacttAACCTAATACAGCAGACAAATTTGAGAATAACAAGCACCCTCTCCCTACATGCACTCTGTATGGCGCACATTTGGAGCTTTTGCTCCGTAACCAGCTGTCAAATTTTAAAGCGGGTGGTCTTACTGGAAAGGGGGTGACGAGATCTGCAACGTGAGGGGCTCGGAATGTTGAAATTGTTCTCAGTTATCGTACGATCAAAATTTTAAGGGTATCCCTCAAGAAGTCTATAGCGCAAATTCTAAAATTATGGGTCCCGCACGTCCCAGATCTTGTCTTCCCCTTTCCAACTACACTAGAGGTATTAAAATTTGACCGCGCTGAAAGCTGAGAAAAATTATCAAATCGCGCGCCATAGAACATGCACGTGCGAGAGGGAGCCGGCATGCCCTAAAACGGTATACCTGAACTGTAGCGATAATGTATTGCTTGTTGCCGCTCATCATCACCGTCTTGGGGAGACCTCCCGAAAAGGTGCCCGGTTCGTGTATCAGGGCCATGACTGCAGCCGTCTGGTCGTTCTCCGAACGGGGACTCGTTCTCGTTTTCACCTGCATCGCTGTTTGATTCATTCGTTTATCAGCAGGTCTCTGTCATGTCAcccccacgaaaaaaaaaaaaaaaaaaccaacaacaacaacaactttaatttcgaccttggagagtggggagtttcatcgccacaggcgatactctaccccattgctggatggaatggggggaataaaataacgagccccttcacaataacaaGTAACAAGAAGAAAAGACGAAGGCCTTTATtcgtaaaaaaaatatatatatatacagtgaaccctcgttattatgaccacggtcgttcccgaaaattttggtcatttGGTCgtggaattgtcatattaacggggggatttgcagaggtttcattgcattgttccccaagagtatggtcgtaaagcgcgtatgtcagattatcgggggtcatattaacgagtgttCACTGTATATAACAAACAAGACGTGGACAACAGAAGTAGGAGTAGTAAGTAAAGTGAATTAAACTAGTTAATTAATAAGTGCTAAGGGAAATTTACATTCTGTCTACGTTgcggcggaggctccgccttcgtcaggataAAAGTATTCCTTTGTCCTCAATACTTTCCTcatgacgaaggcggagcttccgcggcAACGTTGACCACACCCCTACATACGTTTCTACTAGTTTAAATTGTAATAAATCGCCCCTGTTTTGTTTCCCCTACCTTCGTTGTTTGCCTTTCGTTCCTTCATAACTATAactatatatagatatatatatagttagccctgacgaagacagtgccactgtcgaaacgtcgaccgttcttttaaacgtttcatagcaTATTATAATTTTTGTGTAAGATTACGCATTAAATAAGCTATAgcttttgttaactttcctgtaatctgtcgtccacgtcttattattttactgaCTGAAACTGACCACATATACGTACTGTATTTCCACGGCTCGACACAGTCTTGAAAAGGGTTTATCCGAGAGCCATTGGTTGATGTCAGATCCACGGTGTAGCATGAAGTGTGCAAAGTGTAGGTGTATCTTATATTCCACCtcgagaaaagaagaagaaaaaaaaaacagtaaataATAAAGGTACGTAATGAGCTACATGCGGTGAGACCTTCACCCTTTCCACGTGACATAAGGAAAGCGGCGTTTTCCTGGATGAGCGACCTAAGGTTGCGGGTGACCACTTTCTGTTTTCGCTTCTCTCATGTATATGTGTGTACGAGTTGTTATCGCGCCTGCTATAACTTCCGCTCGTCCTACTTTGGCCTGTCGTAAACGGACGCGATGACTGTAAAGACGAGCGACCGGGGTGGACGGCCCCTGCAGTAGATATTGCTCACCTGTATAGGATGACAAGCGTGAAACTAATGTACGTTTCTTTCTTTGGTAATCGCTTATACTAAAATactaaagaagaaaaagaaatgaccGCATCTTTAGGCGATACGTTAGTGGTGAAactctttcttcatcttcattcttcctcttttctttttattttatttatttgattcttctttcttcttcattaATTTTCCTTGTGttacggaatagcaagccgacgtcccgtttggctacCCTTTCCCTCGCTTTTTctgtctaataaatatatccccctcttTCTTGGCGTGGTAGTGACACAGCCACGTGGTATCACGTGACCTATAAAGCTACGGACGGACATACCCGCATCCTCTTGGTAGTACACGGAGCGAACTTGGGACGTACTTGGAGCAGGAGGCGTTTGCACCTctctttgcgtttttttttctttttgagtcggtgttagcgccgcgaagcaactgtggctatgagcggcgtacagacgtggacagatggagagaggacggcaggaaggagtgggggacaggggaggggtcagtatgcgtcctgggccgacttcagggggaacagtgccgacattcgtcctgAAAGtctttcggaaaacccagggaaaacctcagacagcacagccggcggtaggattcgaacccactacctctcagtcatgccgctggtgtctctttgtgtgtgtgtgtgtgtgtgtactcaCAAGAGGAAACTCAGTGGAGTACTAAat
This sequence is a window from Ornithodoros turicata isolate Travis chromosome 10, ASM3712646v1, whole genome shotgun sequence. Protein-coding genes within it:
- the LOC135369782 gene encoding uncharacterized protein LOC135369782, whose protein sequence is MYWRFPTAVVYDEDPAVRFPAVTLCFPEGYNRTRLVGEHDLDPDAETSEDLLKSKEDVLKVLINYSYRPDELILDCLMKTTSDLCSDFSCKELWNIRYTYTLHTSCYTVDLTSTNGSRINPFQDCVEPWKYTMQVKTRTSPRSENDQTAAVMALIHEPGTFSGGLPKTVMMSGNKQYIIATVQSDTVTLPSPYETACTDYTIQVNSTVVKSAKTQEMECEESCIQSIWRDLCHCISSTYMMRHTSDVHVCTTVERFKCREDIVKSERMRTCRTTCGRSCESTIYKARAFVNNFERRTSGIIEFSLRHGVYKRHIVRSHPMLSCVTCVTCTERLLARTQHFTFHAGRHPFFIPGRSHWDVAGIHPLFFGGGPLRRVRANQKFTKQAHQRKSKQTKKPCKGWRPKGAMAGGAAAVRTARAP